Within the Thermostichus lividus PCC 6715 genome, the region CCGAATCGCCCACAACCCCCAACCGGAGCCGTGATCAAGCCCCCTAAGCTCTTCGCCCGTTAACCCAGCAAAGGTGTTCTGGAGTTGCAACTGGCGCTGAAAATTAAAGGTGCGGATAAAACGACTGCCACTGGGGCGGGGACGGTAGAGGGTTCCTTTGACTTCAATGCGTTGACCTGGATGGAGATCGGCGGCGATCGTCCCGGGCAGCGTCACGTAAAGACGGCCACTGGCACGACCCCGCAATAGTGCATCCTGACTGGCCTGTTGGCTGACATTGCGATACTGCTCCACCGCCATAAAAAAGCGCAGCCGTCCAGCACGGTTGGGCAATGGGGTGGTTTGGACAACACCCGTCACCGCAACGGTGGGGGGCAAGTTGAGGTCTGCCAACCGCCTAACCACCCCGCTAATATCCGTGACTGTGGGCTGAGGCGTGCGCAGCCACAGGTAGCTCATGGCCAGCAGGGCAACGACGGTGGCGATTGCCACACTGCGAGAGGTAGGAAGCCGCAGCCAGAGGGAGCGTCCCCAACGCTGTCGCCGTAGCCACCAGCACAAGCCTCCAGTGCCTAGGACAATCAGCCAGCCCCCTTGAACAAGGGTAAGGATGCAACCTGCGATGAAGGCGATCGCCCACAACACAAGATCGTTCCTAGGAACCGTGCTGACCATCAGAGCAATCTATCCCCTCGTGGCCAGATAACCTCTAACGACTCCGCCGCCGTCTGAGGTCACCCTGCTGTTTAAGGCACGGCAGAACTAAGGGGCATCAGAGGCTTTTTTGCCATTTCCTCATCAATTGTCAGATCCTGAGGCCGACACCGCAATACTTCGACATCAAAGCCTTCAGCACCTTCTGCTTTCAAATCTTCAAGGTAACCGTCCTTTTCCTTATCGGCTTCGGCTGGAGTGAGAAACGGCCCAAAGTAGTAGATGCAGTGGGGCTGCTGTGTTTCAACCTTGACCCACCACGCTAAACCAATTTCATTGACAACATTGGCCAGCCAGCCAGTAAAGGTTGTGTTATTATCGCCAACCATTTAGTATATTCCTCCGGTAATTGCCTAACGACCCCAACCAATCTGGTTCGCTCTCTATTTGTGTATAACTGATCCCCTCACAAATGTGTATGCGGAAAATTCCAAACCATAAATTGTCATATTTATTTACGTCTAGGATCAGAATTGATGCAGATCAACCCAATCTATCGCCTTGAGCAATGGTGACAATTTTAGAATGTTGGGAATACTTCAAGTCCTCTAGGGTAGAAGCGTGAGACCACTGAATTGCCGACATTATCGAAGCTTTGGTAAATTATGGAGTGCTCCCTACCAAATATAGCGTAAGCGTTTATGAACCGACGGCGATCGCCCGCCTCGCTCTGGCTAGACACCCTTCTTGCTGCTCTACTCCTTGGGCCGTTGTTGGCTCCATTCTTAGCGGCCAGTCAGTTTCTGTTTTTACCCCGGATTGCCCACATTATCTACACCATGGGGAACCACGTCTGTCCCCAACCAGAGATGGGCGTGGTGTTGGCACCCCCTTGGACGATGGCTGTGTGTATGCGCTGTTATGGGACGTTGATGGCCGTCTTGCTGACCCGCGTGTGGATTGGGCGATCGCCCGCCGCTCAGGAATGGTACTGGCTGCATCAGTACGGGGGCCGTGGCTGGGCAGTTGCCATCCTGTTAATGTTGTTTTACCCCCTAGAGTGGGCATTACAACACTACGGTGTCTGGGACTACTCTAACTGGGTGGTCTTTCCCTTTGGCGCGATCGCTGGCTTAGGGCTTGGCCTGTTAATCATGCCGCGCCTATACCCCAAAGCTTCCTTGGCGGCGTCCCATTGAGGAACCACCGTTCGTAAGGAATCATGCTGCAACGAGAATCAAGGCTTTTTGGTAGCCTGCGATACAAAAAACGGTGAAGTCAACTTTCTACCATAGATTGTCGCTGCGGTGCGCCCAAACATAGAAGGAGTAACCTTACATGGCAACGCCCCAAGAAATCCTTGATTTGATCAACAGCAAGTACGAGTTAATCGACTTGAAATTTATTGACATGCCCGGAACATGGCAACACTTGACCGTTCACAAGAGCCAATTAAATGAAAGCTCGTTTAGCGATGGTGTTGCCTTTGACGGCTCCAGCATTCGCGGTTGGAAAGCCATCAACGAATCCGACATGATGATGGTGCCCGATCCTGAGACAGCGTGGGAAGATCCCTTCATGAAAGAACCCACCCTCAGCATGATCTGCACTATTAAAGACCCTCGCACTGGTGAACTCTACGATCGCTGTCCCCGCTCCATTGCCACCCGTGCCATTGAATACCTAAAAGCCACTGGCATTGGCGATACGGCATTCTTTGGGCCAGAAGCTGAGTTTTTCGTCTTTGATGATGTTCGCTACGACCAAAATCAAAAATCGGGCTACTACTATATTGATAGCGCTGAAGGTCTTTGGAACACTGGCCGTGAAGAAGACGGTGGCAACCTTGGCTACAAAATCCGCGGCAAAGAAGGGTATTTCCCCGTTGCGCCAACGGATACCCTCCAAGACTTGCGTACGGAAATGCTCTTAACGATGGCCAAATGTGGGGTACCCATTGAAAAACACCACCACGAAGTGGCAACGGGGGGTCAGTGCGAGTTGGGTCTGCGCTTTGGCACCCTTATTCAAGCAGCAGACTGGCTGATGACCTATAAGTATTGTGTCAAGAACGTGGCGCGCAAGCACGGTAAAGTGGCTACCTTCATGCCCAAGCCAGTGTTCAATGACAATGGCTCCGGCATGCACACCCACCAATCGATTTGGAAAGATGGTCAGCCGCTCTTTTGGGGCGATGGCTATGCCAACCTCAGCCAAACCGCTCTTTGGTACATTGGTGGTATTCTTAAGCATGCCCCAGCGCTGTTGGCCTTCACCAACCCGACGACTAACTCCTACAAGCGTCTAGTGCCGGGGTTTGAAGCACCGGTGAACTTAGCCTACTCCCAAGGCAACCGCTCCGCGTCTGTGCGGATTCCGCTGACCGGCACAAACCCGAAAGCAAAGCGCTTAGAGTTTCGCTGCCCCGATGCCACCAGTAACCCCTACTTAGCCTTTGCCGCCATGCTGTGTGCAGGGATTGACGGTATTAAAAATCAAATTGATCCTGGTAGCCCGCTGGATGTCGATATCTACGACCTCAGCCCTGAAGAGCTGGCCAAAATTCCCTCTACCCCTGGTTCTTTGATGGCAGCGCTAGAAAATCTGCAAAAGGATCATAGCTTCTTGACCGCTGGTGGGGTCTTTAGCGAAGACTTTATCCTCAACTGGATTCAGTACAAACTCGACACCGAAGTGATTCCGATGTCACTGCGTCCCCATCCCTACGAGTTTGCCCTTTACTTCGATGCCTAGGCGCATTGAAGACTAAAAGTAGCTCAGAGGTGGTTCCAAAAGAGCCGCCTCTTTTTTAGTGAGGTTTAGCAATGTGAATAAAACAATGTGAATAAA harbors:
- a CDS encoding DUF1816 domain-containing protein, with amino-acid sequence MVGDNNTTFTGWLANVVNEIGLAWWVKVETQQPHCIYYFGPFLTPAEADKEKDGYLEDLKAEGAEGFDVEVLRCRPQDLTIDEEMAKKPLMPLSSAVP
- a CDS encoding DUF2085 domain-containing protein, with the translated sequence MNRRRSPASLWLDTLLAALLLGPLLAPFLAASQFLFLPRIAHIIYTMGNHVCPQPEMGVVLAPPWTMAVCMRCYGTLMAVLLTRVWIGRSPAAQEWYWLHQYGGRGWAVAILLMLFYPLEWALQHYGVWDYSNWVVFPFGAIAGLGLGLLIMPRLYPKASLAASH
- the glnA gene encoding type I glutamate--ammonia ligase — translated: MATPQEILDLINSKYELIDLKFIDMPGTWQHLTVHKSQLNESSFSDGVAFDGSSIRGWKAINESDMMMVPDPETAWEDPFMKEPTLSMICTIKDPRTGELYDRCPRSIATRAIEYLKATGIGDTAFFGPEAEFFVFDDVRYDQNQKSGYYYIDSAEGLWNTGREEDGGNLGYKIRGKEGYFPVAPTDTLQDLRTEMLLTMAKCGVPIEKHHHEVATGGQCELGLRFGTLIQAADWLMTYKYCVKNVARKHGKVATFMPKPVFNDNGSGMHTHQSIWKDGQPLFWGDGYANLSQTALWYIGGILKHAPALLAFTNPTTNSYKRLVPGFEAPVNLAYSQGNRSASVRIPLTGTNPKAKRLEFRCPDATSNPYLAFAAMLCAGIDGIKNQIDPGSPLDVDIYDLSPEELAKIPSTPGSLMAALENLQKDHSFLTAGGVFSEDFILNWIQYKLDTEVIPMSLRPHPYEFALYFDA